The DNA region CTTCAACGACGAGGCAGATGCCGACCGCTTCGTCGCGGTGCTGACCCAGAAGCTGCGCAGCTAGCCGCGCTGGCGCCCGATCGCGATCGCGCCGACCAGCTCGATCGCCAGCGCCGCGACCACGGCAGCCGCGCCGATCACGAACAGCAGCGCATAGTCGCCGCCATTTTGCGCGAACAAATAGGACAGACCGTAGGCACCCGCCGCCTGGAACAGCGCGAAGGTCGTGGTCGCCTGCGCCCACGCGGCACGCTGGTTCGCGGCGGAATGCGGGATCAATTCGTGGATGCGACCGATCACCAGCGGCACGATGCCGGGCGTAAAGCCGCCGACGACGATGCTCGACACGATCAGCGCCGCCGGTGACGCCGACACGGCGGGTATCGCGACCGCAACGGCCTCGATCAGGAAAGCCGCGCGCAGCGCGGCGGCAAAGCCGGCGCGATCGGCAAGATGCCCTGATAACAGCGGACCGACCACGGCGCCGAGGCCGTACAGCACCCAGTAATACGATCCGGCGGCGATCCCCTGCCCGAGCCCACGCGCCACGAAGTCGACCAGGAACACCATGTGCGGCACCAGCGCCAGCGCGTTGAGGCCATATTCGACGCACAGCGCGATCACCAGCGGCGAACGCACGCCATGCGCTGCGGCGTGATGCTCCGCGCCGGCATGTGCAGCGGGCGTTTCGGCGGGCCACGCCTTCCAGCTGATCAAGGTCAGAACCGCCGACAACAGGCCGAGGCCGACCCACGCCTGCTTGACGCCCTGCTGCAGCAGCAGCGGCACCAGCGTGCCCGACGCCGCGATGCCGAGCCCGACCCCCGCAAAAATCACGCCGCCGATGAGCCCCCTCCTGCTCGGCGCCGTCTGCGGCAGGATCGCCGTCGCCGCCAGCACCATGATCACACCGCCGCTGACGCCGGCGAGGACGCGCAAACCGAAGAACCACACGAACGAGATCGGCACCGCGCAGGCAAAGCAGGTGACCGCGGCCAGCGCCATCGTGCCGCGTAGCGCCCACACCGAGCCGACGTGCGCGCCGAGCTCGCGGGCGATCAGCGCACCGGCGAGATAGCCGGCCAGATTGGCGGCGCCGAGATAGACCGCCTCGGCGGGCGTGAACCATTTTGCGGCGATCAGCGCCGGGATCAGCGGCGTGTAGGCGAAACGCGCCAGCCCGAGCCCGACCAGCGAGGCGCACAGCCCGGCAACCGCGGACAGCCACACCGGCCTGCCGGCATGCTGATGCGGCGCGGCGTGGTGATGATCGACATTGGCGGACATGGACATTGGCGTAGGCCCTTCGGCAGTTCGTGAAAAATGATTAGTTCCGATCGCAGCGATCACTCGCTGCGATGCCGGAACCCACACCCTTGTGCGCTAATGGCCGGCGCTCTGGCCGCCGTCGACATGGAGGATCTCGCCGGTGACGAAGCCCGCGTTCTCCAGGAACAGCACGGCGTCGACGATGTCCTTGGCTTCGCCCATCCGTCCGACCGGATGCAGTTTGGCGAGGAAGTCGTGGGTCGCGGGCGCGTGCATCGGCGTCTTGATTACGCCGGGTGAGACCGCGTTGACTCGAATGCCCTTGGCGGCATATTCGATCGCGAGCGACCTGGTCGCCGCGCTCAGGCCCCCCTTGGTCAGCGATGCCAGTACGGAAGGAACGCTGCTGTTGGCGTGATCGACCAGGCTGGTGGTGATCTGCACGATGTGCCCGGAGCCCTGCTTCAGCATCTCGCGCGCCGCGCGCTGCGTCAGATGGAAGAAGCTGCCGAGATTGATCGCCAGCACCCTAGCGTAGTCCTCGGCGGAATATTCTGTGAACGGCTTGGCGATGAAGATGCCGGCATTGTTGACCAGCGTGTCGACGCGGCCGAACCGTGCGAGCGCCTGCTTGACGACGCGGTCGGCCACCTCGGGGTCGCTGATATCGCCAGCGACCGCCAGCACGTCCGGATCGGACGACGGCTTGATGCTGCGGGAATTGGCGACCACGCGATAGTTGCGATCGCGAAAACCCTCGACCAGGCCGAGACCGATCCCCTGCGACGCACCGGTAATAATGGCGACCTTCTGCTCTGCACCCATGGCCTCTCTCCATCTGTCGGTGAGGCGGCAATCAGCACCGCCTCGATGGAGCAGAACTTAGATACATGTGCCATCCGCGCGAATGCCCACTATTCGGCAGACACTCTTCCGCGCGGCGAACGAGCGAGCATGATCCGGAAAAGTGTGAGGGCGGTTTTCCCTCGCGACAAACGCGGAACGCGTTTGCGCGGAGATCATGCTCAAACAAGAAACCAAAGCGCGATGACAATTCATCGCGCTTTGGCGCCGGCGTTGCGGCTGGCCTCGCGCGTCAGCCGCTCGAAATAGCGCTTCAGCCGCGGAGTGGCGAAATCGACGAAGGCGCGAACCTTCGGCACGTCGAGCCGCCCTTGCGGAGCGAGCATGTGGATCGGCACCGGTGGAGGCTCGTCCTTGGCGAGCAGGATCTGCAGCCGCCCGTCGCGGATCACCTCGCCAAGGTGATACGAGAACAGCCGTGTGACGCCATGCCCTTCGGCGGCCGAGGCGACCGCCGCGCGAATGGTGTTGACCACGAGGCGCGGCGTGAACTGGATCGCACGCGCGACCTTTGATTTTTTCGCCGGCGGAAAGCTCCAGGAGTCGATGCCGAAATGCGTCATCGCGATGATCCGGTGTTTCGCCAGATCTTCTGGCTCGCCGATCACAGGATGCTGCGCGAGATAGGCAGGCGACGCCGCAACCACCCGGCGCACCTCGCCGAGCTTGATCGCCACGAAATTGGAATCGGCGAGATGGGCGATGCGCAGCGCGATGTCGATGCCCTCGTCGATCAGATTGACGGTGCGGTCGAGCATCGCGAGCCGCACCGTCACCGCCGGATATTCGGTCGTGAAGGCATCGAGCAGCGGCCGCAGCACGTCCTCACCCACCACGACCGGTGCGGTGATGGTCAGCGTGCCGCGCGGCGCCGTGCGCTCGCCGCCGGCCAGGATGTCGGCCTCCTCGAGCTCTGTCAGGATGCGCCGGCAGGCCATCGCATAGCGCTGGCCGGCCTCGCTCAGCTTCAGCGACCGCGTCGTGCGATGCAGCAGCTCGGCCCCGACATGCTGCTCGAGGAACGCGATCGCCCGGCTCACTGCGGCCGGCGACCGCCGCAACCGCCGTCCCGCGCCGGCAAGGCTGCCCTCGTCGACAACAGCGACGAACACCTTCATGGCGTCGATGCGGTCCATCCGATCTCCCCGTATGCGACAATGGCTCCGGCTTACCTCGCCCCGCGTGCGGGGAGAGGTCGGAACGCATCGTCAGATGCGTTCCGGGTGAGGGGGAGCCTCCGCATAAGCAACTGTCACCATCTGCGCGTAAACAGCCCCTCACCCCAACCCTCTTCCCGTAAGAACGGGGCGAGGGAGCGCAGTGCCGTCGCCGCTACCGTTCCACCCGAGTTCATCGCGTGGCTGCCCTACCCCTTCACGTCATACTGCTTGCTGAGATGGTCGCCGATCTGCACCAGCATCGCGACGCATTCGGGATAGCCGGGCTTTGCGATCGTCGCCTCGTCGGCGCTGGCGCGGAATTCCCAGCTATCGCCGTCGCGCAGGACGGAGATATCGATGCCGTCGGGGCAGTCGGCATGCACCTTCAGCTCGGTGCGCGCCATCGCGATGAGTTCGGCTTCGGTCTTGATCGGCTTGCTCATGTGACGGCGTCCTCCCGGCTGGCCTAGCTCTTTAATTGAGCATGATCTTTTCGGAAAACCGCTTCACACTTTTCCGGATCATGCTCTGCGTAGAGGTTGCCGGTTTGATCGACGTCTGTCGAGAGGGCGCTATTGCGCCGCGCTGGCCTGCTTCTCGCCCCTGATGGCTGGCAGCGCGCTCACCGGCGCCGCTTTGGCCTTCTCAGGCAGCGATCCGGTCGCGACCGGATCGGGCAGCGGCGCGCGGGCGGTGGCGTCGGGGAAGCGGGTCTTCATCTCGCGGATGAAGCCGTCGAGCGTGTCGACGCTCGCCGCCATGCGCGCGATCTGGGCGAACTCGGGGCTCGAGG from Bradyrhizobium genosp. L includes:
- a CDS encoding YbfB/YjiJ family MFS transporter, whose product is MSANVDHHHAAPHQHAGRPVWLSAVAGLCASLVGLGLARFAYTPLIPALIAAKWFTPAEAVYLGAANLAGYLAGALIARELGAHVGSVWALRGTMALAAVTCFACAVPISFVWFFGLRVLAGVSGGVIMVLAATAILPQTAPSRRGLIGGVIFAGVGLGIAASGTLVPLLLQQGVKQAWVGLGLLSAVLTLISWKAWPAETPAAHAGAEHHAAAHGVRSPLVIALCVEYGLNALALVPHMVFLVDFVARGLGQGIAAGSYYWVLYGLGAVVGPLLSGHLADRAGFAAALRAAFLIEAVAVAIPAVSASPAALIVSSIVVGGFTPGIVPLVIGRIHELIPHSAANQRAAWAQATTTFALFQAAGAYGLSYLFAQNGGDYALLFVIGAAAVVAALAIELVGAIAIGRQRG
- a CDS encoding SDR family NAD(P)-dependent oxidoreductase, coding for MGAEQKVAIITGASQGIGLGLVEGFRDRNYRVVANSRSIKPSSDPDVLAVAGDISDPEVADRVVKQALARFGRVDTLVNNAGIFIAKPFTEYSAEDYARVLAINLGSFFHLTQRAAREMLKQGSGHIVQITTSLVDHANSSVPSVLASLTKGGLSAATRSLAIEYAAKGIRVNAVSPGVIKTPMHAPATHDFLAKLHPVGRMGEAKDIVDAVLFLENAGFVTGEILHVDGGQSAGH
- a CDS encoding LysR family transcriptional regulator produces the protein MDRIDAMKVFVAVVDEGSLAGAGRRLRRSPAAVSRAIAFLEQHVGAELLHRTTRSLKLSEAGQRYAMACRRILTELEEADILAGGERTAPRGTLTITAPVVVGEDVLRPLLDAFTTEYPAVTVRLAMLDRTVNLIDEGIDIALRIAHLADSNFVAIKLGEVRRVVAASPAYLAQHPVIGEPEDLAKHRIIAMTHFGIDSWSFPPAKKSKVARAIQFTPRLVVNTIRAAVASAAEGHGVTRLFSYHLGEVIRDGRLQILLAKDEPPPVPIHMLAPQGRLDVPKVRAFVDFATPRLKRYFERLTREASRNAGAKAR